One segment of Leptodactylus fuscus isolate aLepFus1 chromosome 7, aLepFus1.hap2, whole genome shotgun sequence DNA contains the following:
- the MAF gene encoding transcription factor Maf isoform X2, which yields MASELAMSSSDLPTSPLAMEYVNDFDLMKFEVKKEPVETDRIISQCGRLIAGGSLSSTPMSTPCSSVPPSPSFSAPSPSSGSDQKSHLEDYYWMTGYPQQINPEALGFSPEDAVEALISSTGGASTNQHQQQHQQQHQQQQQLQGYDGFARGQQYASSAGMPGEDMGSAAAVVSAVIAAAAAGGAHHHHHHHHHPGGSAGVQPAGGGGGGGGGGGGSSSSPASSSSSVVGGLHQQPHHHHHHHHHLHFDDRFSDEQLVTMSVRELNRQLRGVSKEEVIRLKQKRRTLKNRGYAQSCRFKRVQQRHVLESEKNQLLQQVEHLKQEISRLLRERDAYKEKYEKLLGSGFRENGSTNSDNPSSPEYFMS from the exons atGGCATCAGAACTGGCAATGAGCTCGTCCGACCTGCCCACCAGTCCCCTGGCCATGGAATATGTTAATGACTTCGATCTGATGAAGTTTGAAGTGAAAAAGGAGCCGGTGGAGACCGATCGCATCATCAGCCAGTGCGGACGCCTGATCGCCGGGGGATCGCTGTCTTCCACCCCGATGAGCACGCCTTGCAGCTCGGTGCCCCCTTCCCCGAGTTTCTCAGCCCCCAGTCCCAGCTCTGGGAGTGATCAGAAGAGCCACCTGGAAGACTATTACTGGATGACCGGCTATCCCCAGCAGATCAACCCGGAGGCTTTGGGGTTCAGCCCGGAGGACGCTGTAGAAGCGCTGATCAGCAGCACAGGAGGCGCCAGCACCAACCAGCACCAGCAGCAGCACCAGCAGCaacaccagcagcagcagcagctccagggctACGATGGCTTTGCCAGGGGGCAGCAGTATGCATCCTCGGCTGGGATGCCCGGGGAAGACATGGGCTCTGCAGCTGCCGTGGTGTCTGCAGTCATAGCAGCTGCTGCAGCAGGGGGtgcccaccaccaccatcaccaccaccaccatcctgGAGGATCGGCCGGGGTGCagcctgcaggaggaggaggtggtggtggaggaggcggtggaggaagcaGCAGCTCCCCAGCTTCTTCTTCATCGTCAGTGGTCGGGGGTCTGCACCAGCAGccccaccaccatcaccaccaccaccaccacctgcaCTTTGACGATCGCTTCTCGGACGAGCAGCTGGTCACCATGTCGGTGCGGGAGCTGAACCGACAGCTCAGGGGGGTGAGCAAGGAGGAGGTGATCCGGCTGAAGCAGAAGAGGAGGACCCTGAAGAATAGGGGTTATGCACAGTCCTGCAGGTTCAAGAGGGTGCAGCAGAGGCACGTCCTGGAGTCCGAGAAGAACCAGCTGCTACAGCAGGTGGAGCACCTCAAGCAGGAGATCTCCAGGCTTCTCCGGGAGAGGGACGCCTACAAGGAGAAGTATGAGAAGCTTCTGGGAAGCGGCTTCAGAGAAAACGGATCCACCAACAGTGACAACCCTTCCTCTCCGGAGTATTTCAT gtCATGA
- the MAF gene encoding transcription factor Maf isoform X1, which produces MASELAMSSSDLPTSPLAMEYVNDFDLMKFEVKKEPVETDRIISQCGRLIAGGSLSSTPMSTPCSSVPPSPSFSAPSPSSGSDQKSHLEDYYWMTGYPQQINPEALGFSPEDAVEALISSTGGASTNQHQQQHQQQHQQQQQLQGYDGFARGQQYASSAGMPGEDMGSAAAVVSAVIAAAAAGGAHHHHHHHHHPGGSAGVQPAGGGGGGGGGGGGSSSSPASSSSSVVGGLHQQPHHHHHHHHHLHFDDRFSDEQLVTMSVRELNRQLRGVSKEEVIRLKQKRRTLKNRGYAQSCRFKRVQQRHVLESEKNQLLQQVEHLKQEISRLLRERDAYKEKYEKLLGSGFRENGSTNSDNPSSPEYFMYTRESSTSVM; this is translated from the coding sequence atGGCATCAGAACTGGCAATGAGCTCGTCCGACCTGCCCACCAGTCCCCTGGCCATGGAATATGTTAATGACTTCGATCTGATGAAGTTTGAAGTGAAAAAGGAGCCGGTGGAGACCGATCGCATCATCAGCCAGTGCGGACGCCTGATCGCCGGGGGATCGCTGTCTTCCACCCCGATGAGCACGCCTTGCAGCTCGGTGCCCCCTTCCCCGAGTTTCTCAGCCCCCAGTCCCAGCTCTGGGAGTGATCAGAAGAGCCACCTGGAAGACTATTACTGGATGACCGGCTATCCCCAGCAGATCAACCCGGAGGCTTTGGGGTTCAGCCCGGAGGACGCTGTAGAAGCGCTGATCAGCAGCACAGGAGGCGCCAGCACCAACCAGCACCAGCAGCAGCACCAGCAGCaacaccagcagcagcagcagctccagggctACGATGGCTTTGCCAGGGGGCAGCAGTATGCATCCTCGGCTGGGATGCCCGGGGAAGACATGGGCTCTGCAGCTGCCGTGGTGTCTGCAGTCATAGCAGCTGCTGCAGCAGGGGGtgcccaccaccaccatcaccaccaccaccatcctgGAGGATCGGCCGGGGTGCagcctgcaggaggaggaggtggtggtggaggaggcggtggaggaagcaGCAGCTCCCCAGCTTCTTCTTCATCGTCAGTGGTCGGGGGTCTGCACCAGCAGccccaccaccatcaccaccaccaccaccacctgcaCTTTGACGATCGCTTCTCGGACGAGCAGCTGGTCACCATGTCGGTGCGGGAGCTGAACCGACAGCTCAGGGGGGTGAGCAAGGAGGAGGTGATCCGGCTGAAGCAGAAGAGGAGGACCCTGAAGAATAGGGGTTATGCACAGTCCTGCAGGTTCAAGAGGGTGCAGCAGAGGCACGTCCTGGAGTCCGAGAAGAACCAGCTGCTACAGCAGGTGGAGCACCTCAAGCAGGAGATCTCCAGGCTTCTCCGGGAGAGGGACGCCTACAAGGAGAAGTATGAGAAGCTTCTGGGAAGCGGCTTCAGAGAAAACGGATCCACCAACAGTGACAACCCTTCCTCTCCGGAGTATTTCAT